The following coding sequences lie in one Pseudomonas sp. B33.4 genomic window:
- a CDS encoding AraC family transcriptional regulator: MSEKDTIAIQLVREALLQSCAPGAATEEVLNKVGIDPALLHTEHSRVPASQYAKLWRLLARRGDDEFFGMDPRKLKSGSLEFLCRSAMAQPTLAAGLNTGLSFLSLMLERMPAQLVHQQSLAEIVLLEDDPEPRRAFTYFTYWMIVHGVACWLAGRRIPILAIELRCPAPDFTDDYRVMFSENLRFERPRTRMIFSADCLDLPIKRTAEELKRFLAHAPANILVKYRDPESLASRIKQDLRQLPAEQWPETEALAQQLCMSASTLRRRLAEEGQTYQGLKDSVRKELAIVWLAEPSISFVEIAARLGFADASSFYKAFRKWSGSNPGHYRTLILNEVV, translated from the coding sequence ATGTCGGAAAAGGACACCATTGCCATACAACTGGTGCGTGAAGCGCTGCTGCAAAGTTGTGCCCCGGGCGCAGCCACCGAAGAGGTCTTGAACAAGGTCGGGATTGATCCGGCGTTGCTGCACACCGAACACAGCCGGGTGCCGGCCTCGCAGTACGCGAAGCTCTGGCGGTTATTGGCCCGCCGTGGCGATGACGAATTTTTCGGCATGGACCCGCGCAAGCTCAAGTCCGGCAGCCTTGAGTTCCTGTGCCGCAGCGCGATGGCGCAACCGACGCTGGCGGCGGGTTTGAACACGGGCCTGAGTTTTCTCTCATTGATGCTTGAACGCATGCCGGCGCAACTGGTGCACCAGCAAAGTCTGGCGGAAATCGTCCTGCTCGAAGATGACCCCGAGCCACGCCGCGCCTTCACTTATTTCACCTATTGGATGATCGTCCACGGCGTGGCCTGCTGGCTGGCCGGGCGGCGGATTCCGATTCTGGCGATCGAACTGCGCTGTCCGGCACCGGATTTCACCGATGACTACCGGGTGATGTTTTCGGAAAATCTGCGTTTTGAGCGGCCACGTACTCGAATGATTTTTTCTGCTGATTGCCTCGATCTGCCGATCAAGCGCACTGCCGAGGAATTGAAACGCTTTCTCGCCCACGCCCCGGCCAACATTCTGGTCAAGTACCGCGACCCGGAGAGCCTGGCCAGTCGGATCAAGCAGGATCTGCGGCAACTGCCCGCCGAGCAGTGGCCGGAAACTGAAGCGCTGGCGCAGCAGCTGTGCATGTCGGCCTCGACCTTGCGCCGACGCTTGGCGGAAGAAGGGCAGACCTATCAAGGGCTCAAGGACAGCGTGCGCAAGGAGTTGGCCATCGTCTGGCTGGCAGAGCCTTCGATCAGTTTTGTCGAGATTGCGGCGCGGTTGGGATTTGCCGATGCGAGTTCGTTTTACAAGGCGTTTCGCAAGTGGTCGGGATCGAATCCGGGCCACTATCGGACGCTGATCCTGAATGAGGTTGTCTGA
- the efeU gene encoding iron uptake transporter permease EfeU gives MLVPFLIMLREGIEAALIVGIIASYLQQTGRGQWMPAVWIGVFLAAALALLVGGGLELVSAEFPQKQQELFEGIVGLVAVGILSSMVFWMRKVARSIKHSLQASLDHALTSSKHQVIALIAMVFFAVAREGLETVFFLLAVFQQSEGPGAPIGALLGLILAIIVGFLIYSGSMRLNLSAFFKWTGLFILVVAAGILANSVQALHEAGLWNHLQTVLFDFSATLPMDGPLGSVLAGMFGYQDAPTVSTLGAYLIYLLVALVMFFLPAPKSCAQPSSVSSQ, from the coding sequence ATGCTCGTTCCCTTCCTGATCATGCTGCGCGAAGGCATTGAAGCCGCGCTGATCGTTGGCATTATCGCCAGCTACCTGCAACAGACTGGCCGTGGTCAATGGATGCCCGCCGTGTGGATCGGCGTGTTTCTCGCCGCCGCCCTCGCCCTGCTGGTTGGCGGTGGTCTGGAACTGGTCAGTGCCGAATTCCCGCAAAAGCAGCAGGAGCTGTTCGAAGGCATCGTCGGTTTGGTGGCGGTGGGTATTCTCAGTTCCATGGTGTTCTGGATGCGCAAGGTCGCGCGTTCGATCAAACATTCGCTGCAAGCCTCGCTGGATCACGCGCTGACCTCTTCGAAGCATCAGGTCATTGCGCTGATCGCCATGGTCTTTTTCGCGGTCGCCCGTGAAGGTCTGGAAACGGTGTTCTTCCTGCTCGCGGTGTTCCAGCAAAGCGAAGGCCCGGGCGCGCCGATCGGTGCTCTGCTCGGGCTGATTCTGGCGATCATCGTCGGTTTCCTGATCTACAGCGGCAGCATGCGTCTGAACCTTTCGGCGTTCTTCAAGTGGACCGGCCTGTTCATTCTGGTGGTCGCCGCCGGGATTCTTGCCAACTCGGTGCAAGCGCTGCATGAAGCCGGACTATGGAATCACCTGCAAACCGTGCTCTTCGACTTCAGCGCGACGCTGCCAATGGACGGCCCGTTGGGCTCGGTGCTGGCCGGCATGTTCGGTTATCAGGATGCGCCGACCGTCAGCACCCTTGGGGCGTATCTGATCTATCTGCTGGTGGCGCTGGTGATGTTTTTCCTCCCGGCACCGAAGTCCTGCGCACAACCGTCTTCCGTTTCCAGCCAATAA
- the efeB gene encoding iron uptake transporter deferrochelatase/peroxidase subunit: protein MKDSENLNLQRRRVLMGMGAAGVALAGSALSCPAMAAAPAQVTEAPSSDKTEDRHDFHGVHQTGVVTPRPTSGMLVSFDVLASDREDLERLFRTLNERIAFLMKGGPVAQIDPKLPPPDSGILGPNVTPDNLTITVSVGESLFDERFGLADAKPKRLIRMVGFPNDALEADCCHGDLSLQFCSNTADTNIHALRDIVKNLPDLLLVRWKQEGSVPPQAPAKPGVPAQSARNFLGFRDGSANPDSNDGKAMDRLVWVQPGSDEPAWAAHGSYQAVRIIRNFVERWDRTPLQEQESILGRVKTTGAPMGGQHESEVPDYSKDPAGKLTKLDAHIRLANPRTAATQANLILRRPFNYSNGVNKNGQLDMGLLFICYQADLEKGFITVQTRLNGEPLEEYLKPVGGGYFFTLPGVTGDRDFIGRSLLNATQPKTAA, encoded by the coding sequence ATGAAAGATTCAGAAAACCTCAACCTGCAACGTCGCCGTGTCCTGATGGGCATGGGCGCCGCCGGTGTCGCCCTCGCAGGTTCAGCCCTGAGCTGCCCGGCCATGGCCGCTGCGCCCGCACAAGTCACCGAAGCGCCGAGTAGTGACAAGACCGAAGACCGCCACGATTTCCACGGTGTACACCAAACCGGCGTCGTCACCCCGCGCCCGACCTCGGGCATGCTGGTTTCGTTCGATGTGTTGGCCAGTGATCGCGAAGACCTCGAGCGGCTGTTCCGTACGCTCAACGAGCGCATTGCGTTCCTGATGAAGGGCGGCCCGGTCGCGCAGATCGATCCGAAACTGCCACCACCGGATTCCGGCATCCTCGGCCCGAACGTGACGCCGGATAACCTGACCATTACCGTTTCCGTTGGTGAGTCGCTGTTCGACGAACGCTTCGGTCTGGCCGACGCCAAACCCAAACGGCTGATCCGTATGGTCGGCTTCCCCAACGATGCGCTGGAAGCCGATTGCTGCCACGGCGACCTGAGCCTGCAGTTCTGCTCGAACACCGCCGACACCAACATTCACGCCCTGCGCGACATCGTCAAAAACCTGCCCGACCTGCTGCTGGTGCGCTGGAAACAGGAAGGCAGCGTGCCGCCGCAAGCCCCTGCGAAACCGGGTGTGCCAGCGCAATCGGCGCGTAACTTCCTGGGCTTCCGCGACGGTTCGGCCAACCCTGATTCCAACGATGGCAAAGCCATGGATCGCCTGGTCTGGGTGCAGCCGGGCAGCGACGAGCCAGCCTGGGCCGCCCACGGCAGTTATCAGGCCGTACGCATCATCCGCAATTTTGTCGAACGCTGGGACCGCACGCCGTTGCAGGAGCAGGAAAGCATCCTTGGCCGGGTCAAAACCACCGGTGCACCGATGGGTGGCCAGCATGAAAGCGAAGTCCCGGATTACAGCAAGGACCCGGCGGGCAAGCTGACCAAACTCGACGCGCACATTCGCCTGGCCAACCCGCGCACGGCCGCGACTCAGGCCAACCTGATCCTGCGCCGGCCGTTCAACTATTCCAACGGTGTGAACAAGAACGGCCAGCTCGACATGGGTTTGCTGTTCATCTGTTACCAGGCTGATCTGGAAAAAGGCTTTATCACCGTGCAGACCCGCCTCAACGGCGAACCGCTGGAGGAATACCTCAAACCGGTCGGCGGTGGTTACTTCTTCACCCTGCCGGGTGTCACGGGCGACAGGGACTTCATCGGTCGCTCGCTGCTCAACGCCACACAACCGAAAACCGCTGCATAA
- a CDS encoding AMP-binding protein produces the protein MRDYLSATTQFNYQHTVDAALSGTLEALNACVECCDRHALPGRIALFWEGRDGASATYTFSDLQDKAARLANFLLAQGVQKGDKVAGLLPRNVELLITVLATWRIGAVYQPLFTAFGPKALEHRLNSSGAKVVVTDAVNRPKLAEVADCPTLVTVGGAKGQGIVRGDYSFWAELANYSNVCEPVLLTGEDPFLLMFTSGTTGPSKALSVPLKAIVAFQSYTRDAVDLRPEDSFWNVADPGWAYGIYFGVTGPLSMGHPITFYDGPFTLESTCRVINKYGITNLTGSPTAYRLLIAGGDEFAKSIKGKLRIVSSAGEPLNPEVIRWFADNLDVVIHDHYGQTELGMVLCNHHGLEHPVHVGAAGFASPGHRIVVLDDQYHELGVGQPGILAIDRPQSPMCWFGGYEGAPTKAFVGDYYLSGDTVEWNPDGSISFVGRSDDVITTSGYRVGPFDVESALIEHPAVVEAAVVGKPDPERTELVKAFVVLSAQYRAAPELAEELRQHVRKRLAAHSYPREIEFVSELPKTPSGKLQRFILRNQEIAKAQEAAAHNVSA, from the coding sequence ATGCGCGATTACTTGTCTGCCACCACACAGTTCAACTATCAGCACACCGTGGATGCCGCGCTCAGCGGTACGCTGGAGGCGCTCAACGCCTGCGTCGAATGCTGCGACCGCCATGCCTTGCCGGGGCGTATCGCGCTGTTCTGGGAAGGCCGCGACGGCGCCAGTGCGACGTACACCTTCAGCGACCTGCAGGACAAAGCCGCGCGTTTGGCCAATTTCCTTCTCGCCCAAGGCGTGCAGAAGGGCGACAAAGTCGCGGGTCTGCTGCCGCGCAACGTCGAATTGCTCATCACTGTGTTGGCCACTTGGCGTATCGGCGCGGTGTATCAGCCGCTGTTCACCGCGTTCGGCCCCAAAGCCCTCGAACATCGCCTGAACAGCTCAGGCGCCAAAGTCGTGGTCACTGACGCGGTCAACCGGCCGAAACTCGCTGAGGTTGCTGACTGCCCGACACTCGTCACCGTTGGCGGCGCCAAAGGCCAGGGCATCGTCCGTGGTGATTACAGTTTCTGGGCCGAACTGGCCAACTATTCCAACGTTTGCGAACCGGTGCTGCTGACCGGCGAAGATCCATTCCTGCTGATGTTCACCTCAGGCACCACCGGCCCGTCGAAAGCCCTGTCGGTACCGCTCAAAGCCATTGTCGCGTTCCAGAGCTACACCCGCGACGCCGTCGATCTGCGCCCGGAAGACTCATTCTGGAACGTCGCCGATCCGGGTTGGGCCTACGGCATTTACTTCGGCGTGACCGGGCCGCTGTCGATGGGCCATCCGATCACCTTTTACGATGGCCCGTTCACCCTCGAAAGCACCTGCCGGGTGATCAACAAATACGGCATCACCAACCTGACCGGTTCGCCAACGGCTTATCGCTTGCTGATTGCCGGCGGCGATGAGTTCGCCAAGTCGATCAAAGGCAAATTGCGCATTGTCAGCAGCGCTGGCGAACCGCTGAACCCGGAAGTGATCCGCTGGTTCGCCGACAACCTCGACGTGGTCATTCACGACCATTACGGCCAGACCGAACTGGGCATGGTGCTGTGCAACCACCATGGACTTGAGCATCCGGTGCACGTCGGTGCCGCCGGCTTCGCCTCGCCGGGCCACCGCATCGTTGTGCTCGATGATCAGTACCACGAACTCGGCGTCGGCCAGCCAGGCATCCTCGCCATCGATCGTCCGCAATCGCCGATGTGCTGGTTCGGCGGTTACGAAGGCGCGCCAACCAAGGCGTTCGTCGGCGATTACTACCTGAGCGGCGACACCGTGGAATGGAATCCGGACGGCAGCATCAGCTTCGTCGGCCGCAGTGACGACGTGATCACCACTTCCGGCTACCGCGTCGGCCCGTTCGACGTCGAAAGCGCGTTGATCGAACACCCGGCGGTGGTCGAAGCGGCGGTCGTCGGCAAACCGGATCCGGAGCGCACCGAACTGGTCAAAGCTTTTGTGGTGCTCAGCGCGCAATACCGCGCCGCCCCAGAACTCGCGGAGGAGCTGCGCCAACACGTGCGCAAGCGTCTGGCCGCGCATTCGTACCCGCGTGAAATCGAATTTGTCAGCGAATTGCCCAAGACCCCGAGTGGCAAATTGCAGCGCTTTATCTTGCGCAACCAGGAAATCGCCAAGGCTCAAGAGGCTGCGGCGCATAACGTTTCAGCTTGA
- the efeO gene encoding iron uptake system protein EfeO, with protein MSKPNSPQASPPRALRWAVAGSVVVMIAAGGLFYYASKMAAAKRQHNHDEVVVNIHPGNCEPNALTVPAGRASFRIVNRSDRAVEWEILDGVLVVEERENIAPGLSQVINANLQPGDYAITCGLLSNPRGTLHVTPTAASDAAAKAKPSMVAFVGPLSEFRVYLASQGSVLIKAVTALNQAIESGDLSQAQALYLPARAAYQHLAPAAQRLAELDNSINARADYFEKREQDPAFVGFHRVEYALFQQRKLDELTPVAQRLLSDVTTLKQQLLAQSLPPEQLVNIVVRNLNTLADVRAASGEEERYSHSDLYGFAANAQTARKVVDLLRPMLSKSAADLLPKIDKALADFDSELDSYKIKDGYASYDSISGEQRKQIADKAQALADALDGIDPALGLSGL; from the coding sequence ATGTCAAAGCCTAACTCTCCTCAGGCCTCCCCTCCCCGCGCCTTGCGCTGGGCGGTGGCCGGCTCGGTGGTAGTAATGATCGCCGCCGGTGGCCTGTTTTATTACGCCTCGAAAATGGCCGCCGCCAAGCGTCAGCACAACCACGATGAAGTGGTGGTGAACATTCATCCCGGTAACTGCGAGCCGAATGCACTGACGGTGCCGGCCGGCCGCGCCAGTTTCCGCATCGTCAACCGCTCCGACCGTGCGGTGGAGTGGGAAATTCTCGATGGCGTGCTCGTTGTCGAAGAGCGTGAAAACATTGCACCGGGCCTGAGTCAGGTGATCAACGCCAATCTGCAGCCCGGCGACTATGCGATCACCTGCGGCCTGCTGAGCAACCCGCGCGGCACCTTGCACGTGACGCCAACCGCCGCCTCCGACGCTGCCGCCAAAGCCAAACCATCAATGGTCGCTTTCGTTGGGCCGCTGTCAGAATTCCGCGTGTACCTGGCCAGCCAAGGCAGCGTGCTGATCAAAGCCGTGACGGCGCTCAATCAAGCGATTGAAAGCGGCGACTTGAGCCAGGCTCAGGCGCTGTATTTGCCGGCACGTGCGGCATATCAACATCTGGCCCCGGCCGCGCAGCGCTTGGCGGAACTGGACAACAGCATCAACGCCCGTGCCGATTACTTCGAGAAACGCGAGCAGGATCCGGCGTTCGTCGGCTTCCACCGCGTCGAATACGCGCTGTTCCAGCAACGCAAACTCGACGAACTGACACCGGTCGCCCAGCGCCTGCTCAGCGACGTCACCACGCTCAAGCAGCAACTGCTCGCGCAATCGCTGCCACCGGAGCAACTGGTCAACATCGTCGTGCGCAACCTCAACACGCTAGCCGACGTGCGCGCCGCCAGCGGTGAGGAAGAACGCTACAGCCACAGCGACCTCTACGGTTTCGCCGCCAATGCGCAAACCGCGCGCAAAGTCGTCGATCTGCTACGGCCGATGCTGAGCAAATCAGCCGCCGACCTGCTGCCGAAAATCGACAAGGCCTTGGCCGATTTCGACAGCGAACTCGACAGCTACAAGATCAAGGACGGCTACGCCAGCTACGACTCCATCAGCGGCGAACAACGCAAGCAGATCGCCGACAAGGCTCAGGCCCTGGCCGACGCACTGGATGGCATCGATCCCGCCCTCGGCCTCTCCGGCCTGTAA
- the efeO gene encoding iron uptake system protein EfeO — protein sequence MKKTPLALLLTLGLLNTPLSAFAATAPLDLVGPVSDYKIYVTEQLDELASHTQQFTDAVKKGDLATAQKLYAPTRVYYESIEPIAELFSDLDASIDSRVDDHEKGVKAEDFTGFHRIEYSLFSEKSTKDLDALADGLNKDVKDLQTRVAGLTFPPEKVVGGAAALLEEVAATKISGEEDRYSHTDLYDFQGNIDGAKKIVDLFRPQIEKQDKAFVAKVDKNFATVDKILAKYKTKDGGFETYDKVKDNDRKALVGPVNTLAEDLSTLRGKLGLN from the coding sequence ATGAAAAAGACGCCACTCGCGTTATTGCTGACCCTTGGTTTGCTCAACACCCCGCTGTCGGCGTTTGCCGCGACAGCACCGCTGGACCTGGTGGGGCCGGTGTCGGACTACAAGATTTACGTCACCGAACAACTCGATGAACTGGCCAGCCACACGCAGCAGTTCACCGACGCGGTGAAAAAAGGCGACCTGGCCACCGCGCAAAAGCTCTACGCACCGACCCGCGTCTACTACGAGTCGATCGAGCCGATTGCCGAGCTGTTCAGTGACCTTGATGCGTCCATCGACTCGCGCGTCGACGACCACGAGAAAGGCGTGAAAGCGGAAGACTTCACCGGTTTCCACCGCATCGAGTACTCGCTGTTTTCGGAGAAAAGCACCAAAGACCTCGATGCCCTGGCAGACGGTTTGAACAAAGACGTCAAAGACCTGCAAACCCGTGTTGCCGGCCTGACCTTCCCGCCTGAGAAAGTCGTCGGCGGTGCTGCTGCGCTGCTGGAAGAAGTGGCCGCCACCAAGATCTCCGGCGAAGAAGATCGCTACAGCCACACCGACCTGTATGACTTCCAGGGCAACATTGACGGCGCGAAGAAAATCGTCGACCTGTTCCGTCCGCAGATCGAGAAGCAGGACAAGGCTTTCGTAGCGAAGGTCGATAAGAACTTTGCCACGGTCGACAAGATTCTGGCCAAGTACAAGACCAAGGATGGTGGGTTTGAGACTTATGACAAGGTGAAGGATAACGACCGTAAAGCGCTGGTTGGGCCGGTGAATACACTGGCGGAAGACCTGTCCACGTTGCGTGGCAAACTCGGTCTCAACTGA
- a CDS encoding DUF3829 domain-containing protein: MNKRAKAVVLTIVLTGGLLNIVKDNHALLAPVQRWLEQPDLAEQEKASALRPLIACLNQADGRWRDAYDRYLSRDLNIDQRKVDARDRVFYASVHDAYGCQMNAQQSSALRKTAPELLQLQQRYEASLKAANAVATSFDFFSPRALYSVSPADKADRDSQFIPLARDFLDASDQLRRALDRQDQDLRQVQLQQLKAREKFKYAHVLTYMTHARNLMLTLDNRVRDQAFSPNDLSLGAMALQDAWDAGSAYMQAHPATSTADSPENLWNYVRAPGQRYLEAINRLHDHWAAKASAQQLSEDYQRVGRAYDQLIEVYNGQVSQLY; encoded by the coding sequence ATGAACAAACGCGCAAAAGCAGTCGTGCTGACCATCGTGCTGACCGGGGGCTTGCTCAATATAGTGAAAGACAACCATGCGCTGTTGGCCCCGGTCCAGCGTTGGCTCGAACAACCAGACCTCGCCGAGCAGGAAAAGGCCAGTGCCCTGCGCCCGCTGATTGCCTGCCTGAACCAGGCCGACGGCCGCTGGCGTGATGCCTATGACCGTTACCTGAGCCGGGATCTGAACATTGACCAGCGCAAGGTCGATGCCCGCGACAGGGTTTTCTACGCCAGCGTTCATGACGCGTACGGCTGTCAGATGAATGCGCAGCAAAGCAGCGCTCTACGGAAAACCGCGCCCGAACTACTGCAACTGCAACAACGCTACGAAGCCAGCCTGAAGGCGGCCAACGCTGTGGCCACAAGCTTCGACTTTTTCAGTCCCAGAGCGCTCTATTCGGTCAGTCCTGCGGACAAGGCGGATCGCGACAGTCAGTTCATTCCTCTGGCCAGAGACTTCCTCGACGCGTCAGATCAGCTGCGCCGGGCACTTGATCGTCAAGATCAGGATTTGCGGCAGGTGCAACTGCAGCAACTCAAGGCCCGGGAGAAGTTCAAATACGCGCATGTCCTCACCTACATGACGCACGCGCGAAACCTCATGCTCACGCTCGATAACCGGGTTCGCGATCAGGCGTTTTCGCCCAATGATCTGAGCCTGGGCGCAATGGCACTGCAGGATGCCTGGGACGCAGGCAGCGCGTATATGCAGGCTCATCCGGCAACGAGCACCGCCGATTCGCCTGAGAACCTCTGGAACTATGTGCGAGCACCCGGCCAACGGTATCTGGAAGCGATCAACCGCCTGCACGATCACTGGGCGGCAAAAGCCTCCGCGCAGCAGTTGAGTGAAGATTATCAGCGGGTAGGTCGCGCTTATGATCAGTTGATCGAGGTCTACAACGGCCAGGTCTCCCAGCTGTATTAA
- a CDS encoding J domain-containing protein, translating into MALNCWAILGLEADSDLRSIKRQYAALLKVHRPDEDPSGFQRLREAYEQAMAWSRHMATRHSPDGQEPAVQTQPPAPALAPPLEIERDPAERQAAQLLEGVCVDQLAERFAQARVSHCERAFEDQLLMLCLSPRDDRMQLAAWALEHFNWLSAWQREDLSPAALDLLLGAYCKHVEQDLRELLDAGQIDAFIERYLVLKKADWLQPFERYDWFNETLACLLVQSHVWSPRLFETLCTHQHWYTDDEQSRCPQSWPILVKRRDDRVMIETLENLAKRADRTPESRAARLLLTPMSDEERRAFARRFFEADWNACLTLTETLKRLDPARSQQMPDGDPYFWKSLRQPNQDWPMYAGLFGASLTVVGAQYWVDRSGLGTSLAALLFWLCALAMPGAALLWVWRPMADRLWSLDMRLSRTLSRHLSFRRPAPLVLRQLLPCWVMGALTWACCGAAAFAGYSVVMLAASRLSRVARLRTLTLRRPKVRLPVLGAAGSIALMVGVIGTTVLVFLIARAQLMGVDQGLQPFAKRSCSGAFDSRPECREIPDLKQWYGHLQARETQR; encoded by the coding sequence GTGGCATTGAATTGCTGGGCCATTCTGGGGCTGGAAGCCGATAGCGACTTACGCAGCATAAAACGCCAATACGCCGCGTTGCTCAAAGTACACCGCCCGGACGAAGATCCGAGCGGTTTTCAGCGTCTGCGCGAAGCTTACGAGCAGGCAATGGCGTGGAGTCGCCACATGGCGACAAGGCATTCGCCCGATGGCCAAGAGCCTGCTGTGCAAACTCAGCCGCCGGCTCCCGCGCTTGCACCACCCCTGGAGATCGAGCGCGACCCTGCAGAACGACAGGCTGCGCAGTTGCTGGAAGGCGTTTGCGTCGATCAGCTTGCAGAACGTTTTGCTCAGGCGCGGGTTTCACACTGCGAGCGGGCGTTCGAAGATCAATTGTTGATGCTGTGCCTGTCACCGCGCGACGACAGGATGCAACTCGCCGCCTGGGCACTGGAGCACTTCAACTGGCTCAGTGCCTGGCAGCGCGAGGACTTGTCGCCCGCCGCGCTTGATTTGCTGCTGGGTGCTTACTGCAAACATGTCGAACAGGACTTGCGCGAGTTGCTCGACGCAGGCCAGATCGACGCCTTCATCGAGCGCTATCTGGTGCTGAAAAAGGCTGACTGGTTACAGCCGTTCGAACGCTATGACTGGTTCAATGAGACGCTGGCCTGTTTACTGGTGCAATCGCACGTCTGGTCGCCCCGCCTGTTTGAAACGCTTTGTACGCATCAGCACTGGTACACCGACGACGAGCAATCACGCTGCCCGCAAAGCTGGCCGATCCTGGTGAAGCGCCGGGATGACCGGGTGATGATCGAAACCCTTGAAAACCTCGCCAAGCGGGCTGACCGTACCCCCGAAAGCCGCGCGGCGCGCCTGTTACTGACACCTATGAGCGACGAGGAACGACGCGCCTTTGCCCGGCGCTTTTTCGAAGCCGACTGGAATGCCTGCCTGACGCTCACCGAAACACTCAAGCGCCTCGACCCGGCGAGAAGTCAGCAGATGCCCGACGGCGATCCGTATTTCTGGAAATCGCTCAGGCAGCCCAATCAGGACTGGCCGATGTACGCCGGGCTGTTTGGCGCGTCACTCACGGTGGTGGGCGCGCAATACTGGGTTGATCGATCAGGGCTCGGCACAAGCCTTGCTGCATTGCTGTTCTGGCTGTGCGCATTGGCAATGCCGGGCGCCGCCTTGCTGTGGGTATGGCGGCCGATGGCAGACCGGTTGTGGTCTCTGGACATGCGCTTGAGCCGGACATTGTCACGGCACCTCAGTTTCAGACGTCCCGCTCCGCTGGTGCTTCGCCAGTTGTTGCCGTGTTGGGTGATGGGCGCGTTGACGTGGGCTTGTTGTGGAGCGGCAGCTTTTGCCGGGTACAGCGTGGTGATGCTCGCGGCGAGTCGTTTGAGTCGTGTTGCCCGGCTACGCACGCTGACCCTCAGGCGCCCCAAGGTTCGCCTGCCCGTGCTCGGTGCGGCAGGCTCGATCGCCCTGATGGTCGGTGTCATTGGTACAACTGTGTTGGTTTTTCTGATTGCTCGCGCGCAATTGATGGGCGTCGATCAAGGCCTGCAACCGTTCGCCAAGCGCAGTTGCAGCGGCGCTTTCGACAGTCGCCCGGAATGCCGGGAAATCCCTGATTTGAAACAATGGTATGGGCATTTACAGGCACGGGAGACTCAGCGATGA